One Gavia stellata isolate bGavSte3 chromosome 34, bGavSte3.hap2, whole genome shotgun sequence DNA window includes the following coding sequences:
- the LOC132320281 gene encoding olfactory receptor 14A16 codes for MTKFLLLALADTRELQLLHFWLFLGIYLAALLGNGLIITTIACDHHLHTPMYFFLLNLSFLDLGSISTTLPKSMANSLWDRRTISFSGCAAQVFLFVFLMSAEWYLLTFMSYNRYVAICKPLHYGTLLGSRACVHMAAAAWGSGFLNALLHTANTFSLPLCQGNALDQFFCEVPQILRLSCSDTYLREVGLIAFSSFLLLGCFVFIVLSYVQIFRAVMRIPSEQGRYKAFSTCLPHLAVVSLFISTAIVAYLKPNSISSPSLDLVLAVLYSVVPPAVNPLIYSMRNQELKDALRKLIPWTPI; via the coding sequence ATGACgaagttcctcctcctggcattggcagacacacgggagctgcagctcttgcacttctggctcttcctgggcatctacctggctgccctcctgggcaatggcctcatcatcaccaccatagcctgcgaccaccacctccacacccccatgtacttcttcctcctcaacctctcttttctcgacctgggctccatctccaccactctccccaaatccATGGCCAATTCTCTGTGGGACAGGAGGACCATTTCCTTctcaggatgtgctgcccaggtctttctgtttgtcttcttGATGTCAGCAGAATGGTACCTCCTCACCTTCATGTCCTATAACCGCTACgtggccatctgcaaacccctgcactacgggaccctcctgggcagcagagcttgtgtccacatggcagcagctgcctggggcagtgggtttctcaatgctctgctgcacacagccaatacattttcactaccactctgccaaggcaatgccctggaccagttcttctgtgaagtcccccagatcctcaggctttcctgctcagacacctacctcagggaagttgggcttattgcttttagttcttttctacttttggggtgttttgttttcattgttctctcctatgtgcagatcttcagggccgttatgaggatcccctctgagcagggacggtacaaagccttttccacctgcctccctcacctggccgtGGTCTCTCTGTTTATCAGCACTGCCATtgttgcctacctgaagcccaactccatctcctccccatccctggacctggtgctggcagttctgtactcggtggtgcctccagcagtgaaccccctcatctacagcatgaggaaccaggagctcaaggatgccctgaGGAAACTGATTCCATGGACTCCTATTTAG